A window of the Desulfovibrio sp. Fe33 genome harbors these coding sequences:
- a CDS encoding NAD-dependent epimerase yields MKILVTGAAGFIGFHLSKRLTAEGHEVVGLDNLNDYYDVNLKKARLKILEQSPLFKHVNINLQDEQPMSELFKAEKFTHVVNLAAQAGVRYSIENPRSYIDSNVVGFLNILEGCRHNGVEHLVYASSSSVYGLNTKMPLNPHEGVDHPMSLYAATKKSNEMMAHSYSSLYNMPTTGLRFFTVYGPWGRPDMALFLFTKNIIEGKPINVFNYGKMRRDFTYIDDIVEGVVRVMKRTAVPNPKWDGDKPDPCTSSVPYQIYNIGNNTVVELSRYIEVIEEVVGKKAIFNYMPMQAGDVPATEADVSDLQNDVGFKPDTTIEVGIRNFIEWYNEYYGK; encoded by the coding sequence ATGAAAATACTCGTGACCGGAGCCGCAGGCTTCATCGGCTTTCATCTCTCCAAACGACTGACCGCCGAGGGACATGAAGTCGTCGGTCTTGATAACCTGAATGACTACTATGATGTGAACCTGAAAAAGGCCCGTCTCAAAATTCTTGAGCAAAGCCCTCTTTTCAAGCACGTGAACATCAACCTTCAGGACGAACAACCCATGAGCGAGTTGTTCAAGGCCGAGAAGTTCACCCATGTGGTCAACCTGGCCGCGCAGGCGGGCGTCCGCTACTCCATCGAGAATCCCAGGTCCTACATCGACTCCAATGTCGTCGGGTTCCTCAACATTTTGGAAGGTTGCCGCCACAACGGCGTCGAACACCTGGTTTACGCCTCCAGCTCCTCCGTGTACGGCCTGAACACCAAGATGCCGCTCAATCCCCATGAAGGCGTCGACCACCCCATGAGCTTGTATGCGGCCACCAAGAAGTCCAACGAGATGATGGCCCACTCCTACTCGAGCCTCTACAACATGCCCACCACCGGCCTGCGCTTCTTTACGGTATATGGACCGTGGGGCCGCCCCGACATGGCTCTTTTCCTGTTCACCAAGAACATCATCGAAGGCAAGCCCATCAACGTTTTCAACTACGGAAAGATGCGTCGCGACTTCACCTACATCGACGACATCGTCGAGGGCGTGGTCAGGGTCATGAAGCGGACGGCAGTGCCCAATCCCAAATGGGATGGCGACAAGCCCGATCCGTGCACCAGCTCTGTCCCCTATCAGATCTACAACATCGGCAACAATACCGTGGTCGAGCTTTCCCGCTACATTGAAGTCATCGAGGAAGTGGTCGGCAAGAAGGCTATTTTCAACTACATGCCCATGCAGGCCGGCGACGTCCCCGCCACCGAGGCCGACGTCTCCGATCTTCAGAATGATGTCGGTTTCAAGCCCGACACCACCATTGAGGTAGGCATCCGCAATTTCATCGAATGGTACAACGAATACTACGGAAAATAG
- the coaBC gene encoding bifunctional phosphopantothenoylcysteine decarboxylase/phosphopantothenate--cysteine ligase CoaBC: MQPHYEFAGFMGKRVHLGVTGSIAAYKALDLARALQRADCMVSATLTKAAARFVTPLSFEALGASPVYTDMFDEAPGADTAFGHLEPGQAADALLIAPASANTMAKLAFGLADDMLSCQALAFAGPRIVAPAMNPRMWAAPATRRNWDMLGELGYIRVTPDDGSVACGDTGTGRLAPQEEILVATLKALAPQDMAGKRVLVTLGPTREPWDAVRFWSNPSSGTMGACVAMAAYLRGADVTVVAGPTSLVFPCGVTVTPVTTALQMFEACTDLWPDMDMACLTAAVADYRPVPFGDTKFKKATSAGAGITVQFETNPDILKTLGGSKREGQKLIGFAAETDNIRGEAARKLESKNLDLIAANNISRQGSGFGVATNEMYVMDAKGRKEQWPQLPKTEVAWRLWDHLLLD; the protein is encoded by the coding sequence ATGCAGCCTCATTATGAATTCGCCGGGTTCATGGGCAAGCGCGTCCACCTCGGTGTGACGGGCTCCATCGCCGCGTACAAGGCCTTGGATCTGGCGCGCGCCCTGCAACGGGCGGACTGCATGGTCTCGGCCACCCTGACCAAGGCCGCAGCCCGGTTCGTTACGCCCCTCTCCTTCGAGGCGCTCGGAGCATCGCCCGTCTATACGGACATGTTCGACGAAGCTCCCGGAGCGGATACGGCCTTCGGTCATCTTGAGCCGGGACAGGCCGCGGACGCCCTGCTCATCGCCCCCGCCTCGGCGAATACCATGGCCAAGCTCGCCTTCGGGCTGGCCGACGATATGCTTTCCTGCCAGGCCCTCGCCTTTGCCGGGCCCAGGATCGTGGCCCCGGCCATGAACCCGCGCATGTGGGCCGCTCCGGCCACCAGGCGGAACTGGGACATGCTCGGCGAGCTCGGCTACATCCGGGTGACGCCGGACGACGGTTCGGTCGCCTGCGGCGACACCGGCACCGGACGCCTCGCGCCCCAGGAAGAGATTCTCGTCGCGACCCTCAAGGCGCTGGCTCCGCAAGACATGGCGGGCAAGCGGGTGCTCGTCACTCTTGGCCCCACCCGCGAGCCGTGGGACGCCGTGCGCTTCTGGTCCAACCCGTCGAGCGGCACCATGGGCGCGTGCGTGGCCATGGCCGCCTACCTGCGGGGCGCGGACGTGACCGTTGTGGCCGGGCCGACTTCCCTCGTTTTCCCCTGCGGCGTGACCGTGACGCCCGTGACCACCGCCCTGCAAATGTTTGAGGCGTGCACCGACCTTTGGCCGGATATGGACATGGCTTGCCTGACCGCGGCCGTGGCCGATTATCGCCCTGTGCCTTTCGGCGATACCAAGTTCAAGAAGGCGACCTCGGCCGGAGCGGGCATCACCGTCCAGTTCGAGACCAACCCGGACATCCTCAAGACGCTGGGCGGTTCCAAGCGCGAGGGGCAGAAGCTGATCGGCTTCGCCGCCGAGACGGACAACATTCGCGGAGAGGCGGCGAGAAAGCTCGAAAGCAAGAATCTCGACCTTATTGCGGCCAACAACATCTCCCGCCAAGGCAGCGGCTTCGGCGTGGCCACCAACGAGATGTATGTCATGGACGCCAAAGGCCGTAAGGAACAGTGGCCGCAACTGCCCAAGACCGAAGTTGCATGGAGACTATGGGATCACCTTCTTCTCGACTGA
- the queA gene encoding tRNA preQ1(34) S-adenosylmethionine ribosyltransferase-isomerase QueA, with protein sequence MEIPEDYRLSSYDYDLPEDRIAQEPAERRDGSRLLVLNREDRSLTPTRFTDLIDFLPEDCLLVANNSRVIPARVFGHKPTGGQVEFLLLTPLPLMQPVEKGDWFTAEAEGLLRASKGPKRGTTVSFSDDFHLTAVKAGEFGRWKVELRWKGDLKALFDALGHLPLPPYIKRPDGKADRERYQTTYSDTSRTGSVAAPTAGLHFTPELRERIRARGIEWAEVTLYVGYGTFSPVRCPDIRDHRMHAEYIEVSDATAEAVRRAKAEGRPVIAVGTTSARTLEGMLREAGSIRPFHGETDIFISPGYTFGVVDGILTNFHLPESSLIIMISALAGRKTILDAYAFALENNFRFFSYGDAMLIL encoded by the coding sequence ATGGAAATACCCGAAGATTACCGCCTGTCGAGCTACGATTACGACCTGCCCGAGGACCGCATCGCCCAGGAACCGGCCGAACGGCGCGACGGCTCCAGGCTGCTGGTCCTCAACCGCGAGGACCGCTCGCTGACCCCGACCCGATTCACGGACCTGATCGATTTCCTCCCGGAAGACTGCCTGTTGGTGGCCAACAACTCCCGCGTCATCCCGGCGCGCGTCTTCGGCCACAAACCCACCGGCGGCCAGGTGGAATTTCTGCTGCTCACGCCGCTGCCGCTCATGCAGCCGGTGGAGAAGGGCGACTGGTTCACGGCCGAGGCCGAAGGGCTGCTGCGCGCCTCCAAGGGGCCAAAGCGCGGAACGACCGTGTCGTTTTCCGACGACTTTCATCTTACCGCCGTGAAGGCGGGCGAATTCGGCCGCTGGAAGGTGGAGCTGCGCTGGAAGGGCGACCTCAAGGCGCTGTTCGACGCCCTCGGCCATCTGCCGCTTCCGCCCTACATCAAGCGGCCGGACGGCAAGGCTGACCGCGAGCGGTACCAGACCACCTATTCAGACACGTCCAGAACGGGCTCCGTGGCCGCTCCGACGGCCGGACTGCACTTCACCCCGGAATTGCGCGAACGGATCAGGGCCAGGGGCATCGAGTGGGCCGAAGTGACCCTCTACGTCGGCTACGGAACCTTCAGCCCGGTGCGCTGCCCGGACATCCGCGACCACCGGATGCACGCCGAATACATCGAGGTTTCCGACGCCACGGCGGAGGCCGTCCGCCGGGCCAAGGCCGAAGGACGCCCCGTCATCGCGGTGGGCACCACCAGCGCCCGCACGCTGGAAGGGATGCTTCGCGAAGCGGGCTCCATCCGCCCGTTCCACGGAGAAACGGACATTTTCATATCGCCGGGCTATACTTTCGGAGTGGTCGACGGTATCCTCACGAACTTCCATTTGCCAGAATCGTCGCTCATCATTATGATCTCGGCTCTTGCTGGTAGAAAAACCATTCTGGATGCATACGCGTTCGCCCTGGAAAACAACTTCCGTTTCTTCTCCTACGGGGATGCGATGCTCATCCTGTAA
- a CDS encoding 4Fe-4S binding protein has translation MSRIEVQEDRCKGCLLCTTVCPVDIIVQSDRFNVSGYKVAEVPEADKDKCTGCASCAQICPDVAIKVYRTPKKKGDK, from the coding sequence ATGTCTCGAATTGAGGTCCAGGAAGATCGGTGCAAGGGGTGCCTGCTCTGTACCACCGTCTGTCCCGTCGACATCATCGTCCAGTCTGACCGGTTCAACGTCAGCGGCTACAAGGTCGCCGAGGTGCCCGAGGCCGACAAGGACAAATGTACCGGCTGCGCATCCTGCGCCCAGATCTGCCCCGACGTGGCGATCAAAGTGTACAGGACCCCAAAGAAAAAAGGGGATAAGTAG
- a CDS encoding 3-methyl-2-oxobutanoate dehydrogenase subunit VorB, whose translation MSKTSERIFVKGNEAIARGALAAKCKCFFGYPITPQNDIPEFMSSAMIKAGGDFVQAESEVAAANMLLGAGATGVRAMTSSSSPGIALKQEAISYMAGSEVPAVVVNMTRGGPGLGDIGPSQGDYYQSTRGGGHGDYRHFTLAPGTVQEAYDLTIRAFDIAFEHRTPVLILGDAILGQMKEPIVPWEPENVDENAGGDWAINGRTGGREKRLIKSLFLEEGALAGQNKLLKAKYDSWKSMTEAEQFETEDADLIVCAYGSIGRIAKSTVRKFRKEGKKVGLFRPITLYPFPEQELKALAEQGKRFLTIEHNLGQMVDDVRLAIRTIADSDFYPVYPGNLPTPDELEEPILNCLEGK comes from the coding sequence ATGAGCAAGACATCAGAACGCATCTTCGTCAAGGGTAACGAAGCCATCGCACGCGGCGCACTGGCCGCAAAGTGCAAGTGTTTCTTCGGCTACCCCATCACTCCCCAGAACGACATTCCCGAGTTCATGTCCTCGGCCATGATCAAGGCCGGAGGCGACTTCGTCCAGGCCGAATCCGAAGTGGCCGCGGCCAACATGCTGCTCGGCGCGGGCGCCACCGGCGTCCGGGCCATGACCTCCAGTTCCTCGCCCGGCATCGCCCTCAAGCAGGAGGCAATCTCCTACATGGCGGGCAGCGAAGTCCCGGCGGTCGTCGTCAACATGACCAGAGGTGGGCCAGGCCTGGGCGACATCGGTCCTTCCCAGGGCGACTATTACCAGTCCACCCGAGGCGGCGGGCACGGCGACTACCGTCACTTCACCCTCGCTCCCGGCACTGTGCAGGAAGCCTACGACCTGACCATCCGCGCCTTCGACATCGCCTTCGAACACCGTACACCGGTGCTCATTCTGGGCGACGCCATTCTCGGCCAGATGAAGGAACCCATCGTTCCCTGGGAACCCGAGAACGTCGACGAAAACGCGGGCGGCGACTGGGCCATCAACGGACGCACCGGCGGCCGTGAAAAACGGCTCATCAAGTCCCTCTTCCTCGAAGAAGGCGCCTTGGCCGGACAGAACAAACTGCTCAAGGCCAAATACGACTCCTGGAAGAGCATGACCGAGGCCGAGCAATTCGAGACCGAGGATGCCGACCTTATCGTCTGCGCTTACGGCTCCATCGGCCGCATCGCCAAGTCCACGGTGCGCAAGTTCCGCAAGGAAGGCAAAAAGGTCGGCCTGTTCCGGCCCATCACCCTGTACCCGTTCCCGGAACAGGAACTCAAGGCGCTGGCCGAGCAGGGCAAGCGATTCCTCACCATTGAGCACAACCTGGGACAGATGGTCGACGATGTCCGCCTGGCCATCAGGACCATCGCGGACTCCGACTTCTACCCCGTCTACCCCGGAAACCTGCCCACCCCGGATGAGCTGGAGGAGCCGATCCTCAACTGCCTGGAGGGTAAATAA
- a CDS encoding thiamine pyrophosphate-dependent enzyme, translating to MTEMNEKLVFERPESVIDRPTHYCPGCHHGIAHRLIGELLDEMNLAENTLLVTSIGCSVFLYNYLNVDAVEAPHGRAPAVATGVKRSRPDKFVFTYQGDGDLASIGMAEIMHAANRGEKMCVVFVNNTVYGMTGGQMAPTTMIGQITTTTPAGRCQTHEGAPIRMTEIIASLGGVAFAARGALNSVANIKKAKKYLKKAFEFQLNNTGFGFVELLSGCPTNWKMTPLKANERIEKEMIPYFPLGIYKDVSEEGGVC from the coding sequence ATGACCGAAATGAACGAAAAATTGGTCTTTGAAAGGCCCGAAAGCGTCATCGACCGGCCCACCCATTACTGCCCGGGCTGCCATCACGGCATCGCCCACCGGCTCATCGGTGAGTTGCTCGACGAAATGAACCTGGCGGAAAACACCCTCCTGGTCACCTCCATCGGCTGCTCCGTCTTCCTCTACAACTACCTCAACGTGGATGCAGTGGAAGCGCCGCACGGCCGCGCACCGGCAGTGGCCACCGGCGTAAAGCGCTCCCGGCCCGACAAATTCGTCTTCACCTACCAGGGTGACGGCGACCTCGCCTCCATCGGCATGGCCGAAATCATGCACGCCGCCAACCGCGGTGAAAAGATGTGCGTCGTCTTCGTCAACAACACCGTCTACGGCATGACCGGCGGCCAGATGGCCCCGACCACCATGATCGGACAGATCACCACGACCACTCCCGCCGGACGTTGCCAGACGCACGAAGGCGCGCCCATCCGCATGACCGAAATCATCGCCTCCCTGGGCGGCGTGGCCTTTGCCGCGCGCGGCGCGCTCAACTCCGTGGCCAACATCAAAAAGGCCAAGAAATACCTGAAAAAGGCGTTCGAGTTCCAGCTCAACAACACCGGATTCGGATTCGTCGAGCTGCTCTCCGGCTGCCCCACCAACTGGAAAATGACCCCGCTCAAGGCCAACGAGCGAATCGAAAAGGAAATGATCCCATACTTCCCCTTGGGCATCTATAAAGACGTTTCCGAGGAAGGGGGTGTCTGCTGA
- a CDS encoding 2-oxoacid:acceptor oxidoreductase family protein — protein sequence MRYIDSIIAGFGGQGVMLIGNLLAYAGMKDGLNVTYIPVYGPEMRGGTANCTVVLSEEDIGSPIILRPKSLIAMNRPSLDKFQQRVQDGGIHIINSSLIDMELADTERLKCYDVPCNEIADELGNTRMANMVAIGAFVQASGIIPLDALIGSLENVISPRYHKLIPANAEAIKAGAKHVA from the coding sequence ATGCGCTATATCGATTCCATCATCGCGGGCTTCGGAGGCCAGGGCGTCATGCTCATCGGCAACCTCCTCGCCTACGCGGGCATGAAGGACGGCCTCAACGTCACCTATATCCCGGTCTACGGCCCCGAGATGCGCGGCGGAACCGCCAACTGTACCGTGGTGCTCTCCGAAGAGGACATCGGGTCGCCCATCATCCTCCGGCCCAAATCCCTCATTGCCATGAACCGGCCGTCCCTGGACAAGTTCCAACAGCGCGTGCAGGACGGCGGCATCCATATCATCAACTCCTCCCTCATCGACATGGAGCTGGCCGATACGGAACGCCTCAAATGCTATGACGTGCCGTGCAACGAGATCGCCGACGAACTGGGCAACACCCGCATGGCCAACATGGTCGCCATCGGTGCCTTCGTCCAGGCCTCGGGAATCATCCCCCTGGATGCCCTGATCGGCTCTCTCGAAAACGTCATATCCCCGCGCTACCACAAACTCATCCCGGCCAACGCCGAAGCCATCAAGGCGGGCGCAAAGCACGTCGCCTAG
- a CDS encoding homocysteine biosynthesis protein, whose protein sequence is MAEFKVNKTVSEINERIRQGKAVVVNAEEMVEIVRKEGKVKAAQEVDVVTTGTFSPMCSSGLIFNIGQQPPVMKVSKLWLNNVPCYSGLAAVDAYLGATESAEDDPLNKVHPGRFAYGGAHVMEDLLRGKAVHLRAEAYGTDCYPRRELDKDITLADLPNAVMLNPRNCYQNYNAAVNLTNRTIYTYMGPLKANASNVNYATSGELSPLFNDPYLKTIGLGTRIFLGGGIGYVIGEGTQHVQKPKRNERGIPESGSGTLMLKGDFKKMEARYVRAQSIIGYGVSLALGVGIPIPMLNEEMAWFAGVSNADISMPVKDYGYDYPNGIPREVTRVTFEELRSGEITVNEKKTSTVPVTSHAMSLEVADKLKEWILKGEFLLTEKQEDIPSY, encoded by the coding sequence ATGGCAGAATTCAAAGTGAACAAGACGGTCAGCGAGATCAACGAACGCATTCGCCAGGGCAAGGCCGTGGTCGTCAATGCCGAGGAGATGGTCGAGATCGTCAGGAAGGAAGGGAAGGTCAAGGCCGCTCAGGAAGTGGACGTCGTCACCACCGGCACCTTCTCTCCCATGTGCTCCTCCGGTCTGATCTTCAACATAGGCCAGCAGCCGCCGGTCATGAAGGTTTCCAAGCTGTGGCTCAACAACGTGCCCTGCTACAGCGGCCTGGCCGCCGTGGACGCGTATCTCGGGGCCACAGAGTCCGCCGAGGACGATCCGTTGAACAAGGTCCATCCCGGACGCTTCGCCTATGGCGGAGCGCACGTCATGGAGGATTTGCTGCGCGGTAAGGCCGTGCATCTGCGGGCCGAGGCCTACGGCACGGACTGCTACCCGCGGCGCGAACTGGACAAGGATATCACCCTTGCCGACCTGCCCAATGCGGTCATGCTCAACCCGCGCAACTGCTACCAGAACTACAACGCGGCCGTGAACCTCACCAACAGGACCATTTACACGTACATGGGCCCCCTCAAGGCGAACGCGTCGAACGTGAACTACGCCACCTCCGGCGAGCTCTCCCCGCTTTTCAACGATCCGTACCTGAAGACCATCGGCCTGGGCACGAGAATCTTCCTGGGCGGCGGCATCGGCTACGTCATCGGCGAGGGCACACAGCACGTCCAGAAGCCCAAGCGCAACGAACGCGGCATCCCCGAAAGCGGCTCCGGTACTCTCATGCTCAAGGGCGATTTCAAGAAGATGGAAGCCCGCTACGTGCGCGCCCAGTCCATCATCGGCTACGGCGTTTCCCTGGCGCTCGGCGTGGGTATTCCCATCCCCATGCTCAACGAGGAGATGGCCTGGTTCGCCGGCGTGTCCAACGCCGACATATCCATGCCCGTCAAGGACTATGGCTACGATTATCCCAACGGCATCCCCCGCGAGGTCACCCGCGTGACCTTTGAGGAACTGCGCAGCGGTGAAATCACGGTCAATGAAAAGAAGACCTCTACCGTGCCGGTTACCTCCCACGCAATGTCCCTGGAAGTGGCCGACAAGCTCAAGGAATGGATACTCAAGGGCGAATTCCTGTTGACCGAAAAGCAGGAAGATATCCCGAGTTATTAA
- a CDS encoding DnaA ATPase domain-containing protein: protein MKDSLRQHFLQTCTDEELKRWFDPLSFDYSEENKRLTIGFPHSFFAKWFESDIQDKFEAQLNLFLGNGYVVSYKDSESADRSRGVQVADVVKRIDFPFGQEFTFDTFLINKKNYFPIASAKEVAKQTGSLFNPFIICGPGGSGKTHLLKSVANEISKKHDYSTIFMGSLEELNSLYSIRFKGDPFKARNHLFEYNFLFIDDFHKIKEHPHFQQELVNIFNHFYDNKKQMVLACREKVTSYDFLDDNLQSRLGWGLIVTLKEPDLEIRVGYIQRQARAKRLTLTKEQVLTLAQRFTDFRYLQGILLKLFAFKELVKQDLSQKDFEHILANTEEKTTDDLTPKKILSVVAEHFSVHVKDLTGTKRHQHIAHARQVAMYLCRQMLNTSYPALGRAFGGKDHSTVLYSVKKIDQLQEDDFELKQLLKTLKNKCRMS, encoded by the coding sequence GTGAAAGATTCACTACGGCAACACTTCCTCCAGACCTGCACGGACGAGGAATTAAAGCGCTGGTTCGACCCTCTGTCCTTCGACTACTCCGAGGAAAACAAACGGCTCACCATCGGTTTTCCCCATTCTTTTTTCGCCAAGTGGTTCGAGTCGGACATTCAGGACAAGTTCGAGGCGCAGCTCAATCTGTTCCTGGGAAACGGCTACGTGGTCAGCTACAAGGACAGCGAATCCGCCGACCGCTCACGCGGTGTCCAGGTGGCCGACGTGGTCAAACGCATCGACTTTCCCTTCGGCCAGGAATTCACCTTCGACACCTTCCTGATAAACAAGAAGAATTATTTCCCCATCGCCTCCGCCAAGGAGGTGGCGAAGCAGACGGGCTCCCTGTTCAACCCGTTCATCATTTGCGGGCCGGGCGGGTCCGGCAAGACCCATCTGCTCAAGTCCGTGGCCAACGAGATCAGCAAGAAGCACGACTATTCGACCATCTTCATGGGTTCCCTGGAGGAACTAAACTCCCTGTACTCAATCCGGTTCAAGGGCGACCCGTTCAAGGCGCGCAACCACCTGTTCGAATACAATTTCCTGTTCATCGACGACTTCCACAAGATCAAGGAACATCCCCATTTCCAACAGGAATTGGTTAATATATTCAATCACTTCTACGACAACAAAAAACAGATGGTCCTAGCCTGCCGGGAGAAAGTCACCAGTTACGACTTCCTGGACGACAACCTCCAGTCGCGTCTGGGGTGGGGGCTGATCGTCACCCTCAAGGAGCCCGACCTGGAAATTCGGGTCGGCTACATCCAGCGTCAGGCCCGGGCCAAGCGGCTGACTCTGACGAAGGAACAGGTGCTTACGCTGGCCCAGCGGTTCACGGACTTCCGTTACCTGCAAGGTATCCTGCTCAAGCTTTTCGCCTTCAAGGAACTGGTCAAGCAGGACCTCTCGCAGAAGGATTTTGAACACATCCTGGCCAACACCGAGGAAAAGACCACGGACGACCTGACGCCCAAGAAGATACTCAGCGTGGTGGCCGAGCACTTCAGCGTTCACGTGAAGGACCTTACGGGCACCAAACGGCACCAACATATCGCCCACGCCCGCCAGGTGGCCATGTACCTTTGCCGCCAGATGTTGAACACATCCTACCCGGCGCTGGGCAGGGCCTTCGGCGGAAAAGATCACTCGACGGTCCTGTACTCGGTCAAAAAAATCGATCAATTACAGGAAGATGACTTCGAATTGAAACAACTGTTGAAAACGTTGAAGAATAAATGTCGCATGTCGTGA
- the dnaN gene encoding DNA polymerase III subunit beta — MFLKVNRDEIIEGLQKSANIIPAKTGAAFLRTIWLQCENGNLNIMSTDSNLEFMGSYPAALEGEGLAGVQGRAFYDLVKQLRSDQGELTIHTDDANQNVLVEQKARKYKFPVNDPEWFQKFSSFPEDGTVYWSGDFLHEIIDKISFCISDEDSMEAIACIHIVPREKDGNKIVEVCGLNGHQFAMLDFVNDDIYAMLPEEGVLIQKKYLSELKKWLTADEIELAISNKRLFFRTGDKRETFTLPLSYYQYPNYNNFLARLNDDNVSTLEVKRLDLVDALSRVALFNTDSNRCAYFTFGENEVTVSAQGQETGTARESIDAVFSGDMERIAFPTRNLIEILNHFNSETVKFTLTGTEAPCGLTGVDDKDYIVIVMPMMIQEETYYTEENA; from the coding sequence ATGTTTCTGAAAGTGAACCGAGATGAAATCATCGAAGGACTCCAGAAGTCGGCGAACATCATCCCGGCCAAAACCGGTGCAGCCTTCCTGCGGACCATCTGGCTCCAGTGCGAAAACGGGAACCTGAACATCATGAGCACCGACTCGAATCTGGAGTTCATGGGATCGTACCCGGCAGCCCTGGAAGGGGAAGGTTTGGCCGGCGTGCAGGGGCGCGCCTTCTACGACCTGGTGAAGCAGCTCAGATCCGATCAGGGGGAGCTTACCATCCATACGGATGACGCGAATCAGAACGTGCTGGTTGAGCAGAAGGCCAGAAAGTACAAGTTCCCGGTCAACGATCCCGAGTGGTTCCAGAAGTTCTCCTCCTTTCCCGAGGACGGCACAGTCTACTGGTCCGGCGATTTCCTTCATGAGATCATAGACAAGATATCCTTCTGCATTTCCGATGAGGACTCCATGGAGGCCATCGCGTGCATCCACATTGTTCCGCGCGAGAAGGACGGCAACAAGATCGTCGAAGTCTGCGGCCTGAACGGGCATCAGTTCGCCATGCTCGATTTCGTCAACGACGACATTTACGCGATGCTTCCCGAAGAGGGCGTGCTGATCCAGAAGAAGTATCTGTCCGAACTGAAGAAGTGGCTGACCGCCGATGAGATCGAGTTGGCCATTTCCAACAAGCGGCTCTTCTTCCGCACCGGGGACAAGCGGGAAACCTTCACCTTGCCGCTGTCCTATTACCAGTATCCGAACTACAACAACTTCCTGGCCAGGCTGAACGACGACAACGTCTCCACCCTTGAGGTCAAGCGCCTCGACCTGGTGGACGCCCTGTCCCGTGTGGCCCTGTTCAATACCGACTCCAACCGCTGCGCCTACTTCACGTTCGGCGAGAACGAAGTAACCGTGTCCGCGCAGGGCCAGGAGACAGGTACGGCCCGGGAGTCCATCGACGCCGTCTTCTCCGGCGACATGGAGCGGATCGCCTTCCCCACGCGGAACCTGATCGAGATACTCAACCATTTCAATTCCGAGACCGTGAAATTCACGCTCACCGGCACCGAGGCCCCCTGCGGGCTGACCGGAGTCGACGACAAGGATTACATAGTGATCGTCATGCCCATGATGATCCAGGAAGAGACCTACTATACCGAGGAAAACGCATAA